CACGTAACTCTCCACGTCAAGCCGACTTGATTATGTGTGCCGGTACTATTACCAATAAAATGGCACCTGTTTTTAAACGTTTGTATGATGAAATGGCTGAGCCAAAGTATGTGGTAGCTGTAGGTGGATGCACCATCTCTGGTGGACCATTCAAGAAGAGCTACAATGTAGTTCGTGGTATCAGCGAGTTAGTTCCTGTGGATGTCTATATCCCAGGTTGCCCTCCACGCCCAGAGGCAATCCTTTACGGTATGATGCAATTGCAGCGTAAGGTAAAGGTTGAGAAATTCTTCGGTGGTGCTAACCACAAGATGAACAGCGAGGAGAAGGAACTGTCTATGAGCAAGGGCGGTCTTCGTGGCTTGAGCAACGAAAACCTCTCTGATGCTAATCTGCTCGGACATAAGGAACCAATCATCGTAACAGAAGTACCTGAGGATTTCGACCCTCAGAAAGGTCTAACTGATTAATATAATAAGGTATAAGAATATGAAACTGAATAATATTGAATTGAGTTTTGATAATTTCGCTTCTGAAATGGCGAAGTTGAAGAACGAGAAGCATTTCGACTACCTTGTTACCATCATCGGTGAAGACTTCGGTGAGGAAGGTCTCGGATGTATCTATATTCTTGAAAATACTCAGACTAACGAACGTTGCTCTGTCAAGACTATCGCCAAGAAGGTGGATGGTTCTGATGTGATTCCTACAGTCATCAATCTCTGGAAGGTTGCTGATCTGCTGGAGCGTGAGGTGTTTGATTTCGTCGGCATCAAGTTCTTGGGTCACCCAGATATGCGTCGTCTTTTCCTCCGTACTGATTTCCAGGGCTATCCTTTGCGCAAGGATTTCGATATGAGTCCAGAGGCCAATAAGTTCCCTTGTACTGATGAGCCTGAGGATGATTTCACTGTAGAATACAGTCTTAGTGCTGATGGTCATCTGGTAGCTACTGAAAAGCGTCGTTTCGATGAGGATGAGTATGTTGTCAACATCGGTCCTAACCACCCATCTACCCATGGTGTGCTCCGTCTTCAGACCGTTATCGACGGTGAGACCGTGAAGCGCATTTATCCTCACCTCGGATATATCCACCGTGGTATTGAGAAGATGTGGGAGAATATGACTTATCCTCAGACTTTGGCTTTGACCGACCGTCTGAACTACCTCTCTGCCATGATGCACCGCCACGCTTTGGTAGGCGTTATCGAGGAGGCTATGGGTATCGAACTTTCTGATCGTATCCACTACATCCGTACTATCATGGATGAGTTGCAGCGTATCGACTCTCACTTGTTGTACCTCGGTTGTACCGCACAGGACTTGGGTGCTTTGACAGCATTCCTCTACTGTATGCGTGACCGTGAGCACGTGTTGAACGTGATGGAGGAGACAACTGGTGGTCGCTTGATCCAGAATTATTACCGTATCGGTGGTCTTCAGGCTGATATCGATCCTAACTTCGTTCAGAACGTGAAGACTCTCTGCAAGTATCTTCGTCCGATGATTCAGGAATATCTCGACGTATTCGGTGACAACGTGATTACTCACAACCGTCTCGAAGGCGTAGGTCCTATGAATTATGAGGATTGTATCAACTATGCTGTTACAGGTCCTGCAGGTCGTGCATCTGGTTGGAAGAACGATACTCGTAAGCGTCATCCATACGATATGTACGACAAGGTAGAGTGGAAGGAAATCACTCTGACTGGTTGCGATTCTATGGATCGTTATTACGTTCACATCCAGGAGTTGTATCAGAGTTTGGATATCATCGAGCAGTTGATCGACAACATTCCAGAGGGTGAGTACTACATCAAGCAGAAGCCAATCATCAAGGTTCCAGAGGGACAGTGGTATTTCTCTGTTGAGGGTGCCAGCGGTGAGTTTGGTGTATATCTCGACTCAAAGGGTGACAAGAGTCCATACCGTATGAAGATGCGCCCAATGGGCTTGTCTTTGACAGGTGCGCTCGATCCAATGCTTCGTGGACAGAAAATCGCTGACTTGATTACAACAGGTGCAGCAATCGACTTCGTAATCCCTGATATTGATAGATAATTATGTTTGATTTTAGTATAGTAACAACATTCGTCGACAATTTGCTTCGCCAGACTTTGGGTCTGGGCGACTTCCTGTCGATTCTGATAGAGTGCGTGCTCGTGGGTATCTGCATTTTGACAGCATACGCGCTGATAGCTATCGTACTTATCTTTATGGAGCGTAAGGTGTGTGCCTACTTCCAGTGCCGTCTCGGCCCTATGCGTGTAGGTCCTTGGGGTATCTTCCAGGTATTCGCCGATGTGCTCAAGATGTTGATCAAGGAGATCTTCGCTGTTGATAGAGCCGACAAGCTGCTCTACTACATAGCACCATTCCTCGTGATCATTGCCTCTGTGGGTACTTTCTCATTCCTTCCATGGAACAAGGGAGCTCATATTCTAGACTTCAACGTAGGTGTATTCCTCATCACTGCCGTAAGTTCTATCGGTGTGCTGGGTGTATTCCTCGCAGGTTGGGCATCTAACAATAAGTACTCTGTGGTATCTGCCATGCGTGGTGCCGTACAGATGATTTCTTATGAGATGTCTCTCGGTCTGTGCCTGATTTCTGCAGTAGTTCTTACTGGTACTATGCAGGTGAGCGGTATCGTTGAGGCTCAGACTGGTGCTTGGAACTGGTTGATCATCAAGGGTCATGTTCCAGCTATCCTTGCTTTCCTCGTATTCCTCGTAGCAGGTAATGCTGAGGCTAACCGTGGTCCTTTCGACTTGGCTGAGGCTGAGAGTGAGTTGACTGCTGGTTATCATACAGAGTATTCTGGTATGGGCTTCGGTTTCTACTACTTGGCTGAGTACCTCAACCTCTTCGTGATTTCTGGTATTGCTTCTACCGTATTCCTCGGTGGTTGGGCGCCATTGAATATCGGTATTGAGGGCTTCGACAATTTGATGAACTTGATTCCTGGTTTCATCTGGTTCTTCGGTAAGACCTTCGCTGTGGTATGGCTCCTGATGTGGGTACGTTGGACTTTTCCACGTCTCCGTATCGACCAGATTCTGAAGTTGGAGTGGAAGTATCTGATGCCATTGTCACTCATCATTCTGATTATGATGACCGTGTGCGTAGCATTTGGAATCCACGGATAATCTTTAATACACATTATTATAATAATAAGAAAGTATGTCTAACAATTCATATTTCGGCGGTATTGCTGCGGGTTTGAAGACCCTCGCTACTGGTATGAAGGTCACCATGAAGGAGTACTTCACACCTAAGAGCACTGAGCAGTATCCTGAGAACCGCAAGACTACACTCCACGTATCTCCACGTTTCCGTGGTCGTCTGGTTTTCGTCCGTGACGAGAATGAGGCTTACAAGTGTGTGGGTTGTACATTGTGTGAGAAGTCATGCCCTAACGATACCATCAAAATTCAGACCGAGATGGTGGAGGACCCAGAGACAGGCAAGAAGAAGCGCAAGTTGGTAGATTACCAGTACGACTTGGGTGACTGCATGTTCTGTGAACTCTGTGTGAACGCATGTAACTTCGGTGCAATTAAGTTTGTCAACGATTTCGAGAATGCAGTCTTCGACCGCAGCAAGTTGGTGATGCACCTCGACAAGGAGGTTTACAAGGGCGGAAGCCTTCCTAACCTCATTGATGGTGGCGCTCCACTCGAAATCGGTAAGTTTAACACCAAGACTAAGTAAGGAGGACTTTAGACAATGATAACAGCTAATTTATTTATGTTCGTCATCTTGGCAGTAGTCATCCTTGGCTCAGCCATCATGTGCGTAGCTACCAAGCGTATCATGCGTGCGGCAACTTATCTGTTGTTCGTGCTCTTCGGTGTAGCTGGTGTATTCTTCCTGCTCGACTATACCTATCTGGGTGCAGCTCAGATTGCTGTATATGCAGGTGGTATTACTATTCTTTATGTCTTCGCCATTCAGTTGGTTTCCAAGCGTACCCTTCAGGGTCTTTTGGAGCACGTGAAGGGTAGCAAGGTCATTGGCCGTGCACTCGTTTGCCTTGTAGGTTTCGTAACCTTGGCAGTCATCGTGTTGAAGAATCACTTTAT
This is a stretch of genomic DNA from Segatella hominis. It encodes these proteins:
- a CDS encoding NADH-quinone oxidoreductase subunit C yields the protein MKLNNIELSFDNFASEMAKLKNEKHFDYLVTIIGEDFGEEGLGCIYILENTQTNERCSVKTIAKKVDGSDVIPTVINLWKVADLLEREVFDFVGIKFLGHPDMRRLFLRTDFQGYPLRKDFDMSPEANKFPCTDEPEDDFTVEYSLSADGHLVATEKRRFDEDEYVVNIGPNHPSTHGVLRLQTVIDGETVKRIYPHLGYIHRGIEKMWENMTYPQTLALTDRLNYLSAMMHRHALVGVIEEAMGIELSDRIHYIRTIMDELQRIDSHLLYLGCTAQDLGALTAFLYCMRDREHVLNVMEETTGGRLIQNYYRIGGLQADIDPNFVQNVKTLCKYLRPMIQEYLDVFGDNVITHNRLEGVGPMNYEDCINYAVTGPAGRASGWKNDTRKRHPYDMYDKVEWKEITLTGCDSMDRYYVHIQELYQSLDIIEQLIDNIPEGEYYIKQKPIIKVPEGQWYFSVEGASGEFGVYLDSKGDKSPYRMKMRPMGLSLTGALDPMLRGQKIADLITTGAAIDFVIPDIDR
- a CDS encoding NADH-quinone oxidoreductase subunit B: MEVNKRASIKSIPYDEFKDNDTLEKIAQELNEGGANVVVGSLDAAINWGRSNSLWSLTFGTSCCGIEFMAVGCARYDFSRFGFEVTRNSPRQADLIMCAGTITNKMAPVFKRLYDEMAEPKYVVAVGGCTISGGPFKKSYNVVRGISELVPVDVYIPGCPPRPEAILYGMMQLQRKVKVEKFFGGANHKMNSEEKELSMSKGGLRGLSNENLSDANLLGHKEPIIVTEVPEDFDPQKGLTD
- the nuoH gene encoding NADH-quinone oxidoreductase subunit NuoH, with amino-acid sequence MFDFSIVTTFVDNLLRQTLGLGDFLSILIECVLVGICILTAYALIAIVLIFMERKVCAYFQCRLGPMRVGPWGIFQVFADVLKMLIKEIFAVDRADKLLYYIAPFLVIIASVGTFSFLPWNKGAHILDFNVGVFLITAVSSIGVLGVFLAGWASNNKYSVVSAMRGAVQMISYEMSLGLCLISAVVLTGTMQVSGIVEAQTGAWNWLIIKGHVPAILAFLVFLVAGNAEANRGPFDLAEAESELTAGYHTEYSGMGFGFYYLAEYLNLFVISGIASTVFLGGWAPLNIGIEGFDNLMNLIPGFIWFFGKTFAVVWLLMWVRWTFPRLRIDQILKLEWKYLMPLSLIILIMMTVCVAFGIHG
- a CDS encoding NuoI/complex I 23 kDa subunit family protein, which produces MSNNSYFGGIAAGLKTLATGMKVTMKEYFTPKSTEQYPENRKTTLHVSPRFRGRLVFVRDENEAYKCVGCTLCEKSCPNDTIKIQTEMVEDPETGKKKRKLVDYQYDLGDCMFCELCVNACNFGAIKFVNDFENAVFDRSKLVMHLDKEVYKGGSLPNLIDGGAPLEIGKFNTKTK
- a CDS encoding NADH-quinone oxidoreductase subunit J, with protein sequence MITANLFMFVILAVVILGSAIMCVATKRIMRAATYLLFVLFGVAGVFFLLDYTYLGAAQIAVYAGGITILYVFAIQLVSKRTLQGLLEHVKGSKVIGRALVCLVGFVTLAVIVLKNHFIDLAATVADTEVPMEQVGSALVGADKYGYVLPFEFISVFLLACIIGGILIARKEDKK